One region of Drosophila subobscura isolate 14011-0131.10 chromosome J, UCBerk_Dsub_1.0, whole genome shotgun sequence genomic DNA includes:
- the LOC117894419 gene encoding poly(rC)-binding protein 3 isoform X16, with protein sequence MEDNNTSSSAGGTSIKHEDPSVTLTIRLIMQGKEVGSIIGKKGEIVNRFREESGAKINISDGSCPERIVTVSGTTNAIFSAFTLITKKFEEWCSQFNDAGKIGKTQIPIRLIVPASQCGSLIGKSGSKIKEIRQTTGCSIQVASEMLPNSTERAVTLSGSAEQITQCIYQICLVMLESPPRGATIPYRPKPQVTGPVILANGQAFTIQGNYAVPTQEVAKNPLASLAALGLAGMNPASTGGINHTGSAPAALAALAGSQLRTANAANRAQQQQHEMTVSNDLIGCIIGKGGTKIAEIRQISGAMIRISNCEEREGGNTDRTITISGNPDSVALAQYLINMSVELQKANLLEQAQAQQNGGAAAVGGAGAVPGAGTSVGTSAAATNGALTTVALAAGAAAAGAAGAGAGGGSNGSPTGAANGSSSSISSNGSVSASYASVNGSQSSAGTPNGTASGINPVAAAAALNSPLASALQLLTKPGALSALSNLSALDLLSLTSLGNDNGGSPGGPPVQTTGVNRGKGHYARFRQHQAETGVESEKQRNKFNPY encoded by the exons ATGGAGGACAATAACACAAGCAGCAGTGCGGGCGGTACGTCCATCAAGCACGAGGACCCATCGGTGACACTCACAATAAGGCTGATTATGCAAGGAAAG gAAGTTGGTAGTATTATTGGTAAAAAGGGTGAAATTGTCAACAGATTTCGTGAAGAG tctggtgccaaaattaaTATATCGGATGGGTCATGCCCGGAACGTATTGTGACTGTGTCTGGTACAACTAATGCAATCTTTTCGGCATTTACGCTCATCACGAAGAAATTCGAAGAG TGGTGCTCGCAGTTCAATGATGCAGGCAAAATTGGCAAAACTCAAATACCCATACGATTGATTGTGCCCGCCAGTCAATGTGGATCGTTAATTG GCAAGAGTGGCTCAAAGATCAAGGAAATACGCCAGACCACGGGCTGCTCCATACAGGTGGCCAGTGAAATGCTGCCCAACTCCACAGAGCGAGCGGTTACCTTGAGCGGCAGTGCCGAGCAGATCACCCAGTGCATCTATCAGATATGTCTTGTCATGTTGGAG TCCCCGCCACGCGGTGCCACCATACCGTATCGACCAAAACCGCAAGTAACTGGCCCTGTTATATTGGCCAATGGACAGGCCTTTACTATTCAAGGCAACTATGCAGTGCCCACACAAGAG GTGGCCAAGAACCCGTTGGCCAGTCTGGCTGCCCTGGGCCTGGCTGGCATGAACCCAGCCAGCACTGGGGGCATCAACCACACAG GCTCTGCCCCAGCAGCCCTGGCTGCACTGGCCGGGTCGCAACTGCGTACAGCCAACGCCGCCAACCgcgcccaacagcagcagcacgagatGACCGTATCCAATGATCTGATCGGTTGCATCATCGGCAAGGGTGGCACCAAGATTGCCGAAATCCGCCAGATATCCGGCGCCATGATCAGGATCTCCAATTGTGAGGAGCGCGAGGGCGGCAATACCGATCGCACCATAACCATTAGTGGCAATCCGGATTCGGTGGCCCTGGCCCAATACTTAATCAATATGAG CGTTGAGCTGCAGAAGGCCAATCTCCTGgagcaggcccaggcccagcagAACGGAGGAGCGGCTGCGGTGGGGGGTGCTGGAGCTGTACCCGGAGCTGGGACCTCCGTCGGCACATCCGCCGCGGCCACCAACGGAGCCCTGACCACAGTGGCCCTcgccgcaggagcagcagcagcaggagctgcaggagcaggagccggaggAGGCAGCAACGGTAGCCCCACAGGCGccgcaaatggcagcagcagctcgatcagcagcaatggcagcgtcTCCGCCTCATATGCCAGCGTCAatggcagccagagcagcgcCGGCACCCCGAATGGCACCGCTTCCGGAATCAAtccggtggctgctgctgctgccctcaACAGTCCCCTTGCCTcggccctgcagctgctgacCAAGCCGGGCGCCCTAAGCGCTCTGTCCAACCTCAGCGCCCTCGATCTGCTGAGCCTCACCTCGCTGGGAAACGACAACGGGGGCTCGCCGGGCGGACCGCCAGTGCAGACGACCGGCGTGAATCGCGGCAAGGGACACTACGCGCGCTTCCGGCAGCATCAGGCCGAGACCGGGGTCGAGTCGGAGAAGCAGCGCAACAAATTTAATCCGTACTAG
- the LOC117894419 gene encoding poly(rC)-binding protein 3 isoform X13: protein MEDNNTSSSAGGTSIKHEDPSVTLTIRLIMQGKEVGSIIGKKGEIVNRFREESGAKINISDGSCPERIVTVSGTTNAIFSAFTLITKKFEEWCSQFNDAGKIGKTQIPIRLIVPASQCGSLIGKSGSKIKEIRQTTGCSIQVASEMLPNSTERAVTLSGSAEQITQCIYQICLVMLESPPRGATIPYRPKPQVTGPVILANGQAFTIQGNYAVPTQEVAKNPLASLAALGLAGMNPASTGGINHTGELSASSIRGQADFQSNLGSAPAALAALAGSQLRTANAANRAQQQQHEMTVSNDLIGCIIGKGGTKIAEIRQISGAMIRISNCEEREGGNTDRTITISGNPDSVALAQYLINMSVELQKANLLEQAQAQQNGGAAAVGGAGAVPGAGTSVGTSAAATNGALTTVALAAGAAAAGAAGAGAGGGSNGSPTGAANGSSSSISSNGSVSASYASVNGSQSSAGTPNGTASGINPVAAAAALNSPLASALQLLTKPGALSALSNLSALDLLSLTSLGNDNGGSPGGPPVQTTGVNRGKGHYARFRQHQAETGVESEKQRNKFNPY from the exons ATGGAGGACAATAACACAAGCAGCAGTGCGGGCGGTACGTCCATCAAGCACGAGGACCCATCGGTGACACTCACAATAAGGCTGATTATGCAAGGAAAG gAAGTTGGTAGTATTATTGGTAAAAAGGGTGAAATTGTCAACAGATTTCGTGAAGAG tctggtgccaaaattaaTATATCGGATGGGTCATGCCCGGAACGTATTGTGACTGTGTCTGGTACAACTAATGCAATCTTTTCGGCATTTACGCTCATCACGAAGAAATTCGAAGAG TGGTGCTCGCAGTTCAATGATGCAGGCAAAATTGGCAAAACTCAAATACCCATACGATTGATTGTGCCCGCCAGTCAATGTGGATCGTTAATTG GCAAGAGTGGCTCAAAGATCAAGGAAATACGCCAGACCACGGGCTGCTCCATACAGGTGGCCAGTGAAATGCTGCCCAACTCCACAGAGCGAGCGGTTACCTTGAGCGGCAGTGCCGAGCAGATCACCCAGTGCATCTATCAGATATGTCTTGTCATGTTGGAG TCCCCGCCACGCGGTGCCACCATACCGTATCGACCAAAACCGCAAGTAACTGGCCCTGTTATATTGGCCAATGGACAGGCCTTTACTATTCAAGGCAACTATGCAGTGCCCACACAAGAG GTGGCCAAGAACCCGTTGGCCAGTCTGGCTGCCCTGGGCCTGGCTGGCATGAACCCAGCCAGCACTGGGGGCATCAACCACACAGGTGAGTTGAGCGCTTCATCGATCAGAGGCCAGGCAGATTTCCAATCTAATCTAGGCTCTGCCCCAGCAGCCCTGGCTGCACTGGCCGGGTCGCAACTGCGTACAGCCAACGCCGCCAACCgcgcccaacagcagcagcacgagatGACCGTATCCAATGATCTGATCGGTTGCATCATCGGCAAGGGTGGCACCAAGATTGCCGAAATCCGCCAGATATCCGGCGCCATGATCAGGATCTCCAATTGTGAGGAGCGCGAGGGCGGCAATACCGATCGCACCATAACCATTAGTGGCAATCCGGATTCGGTGGCCCTGGCCCAATACTTAATCAATATGAG CGTTGAGCTGCAGAAGGCCAATCTCCTGgagcaggcccaggcccagcagAACGGAGGAGCGGCTGCGGTGGGGGGTGCTGGAGCTGTACCCGGAGCTGGGACCTCCGTCGGCACATCCGCCGCGGCCACCAACGGAGCCCTGACCACAGTGGCCCTcgccgcaggagcagcagcagcaggagctgcaggagcaggagccggaggAGGCAGCAACGGTAGCCCCACAGGCGccgcaaatggcagcagcagctcgatcagcagcaatggcagcgtcTCCGCCTCATATGCCAGCGTCAatggcagccagagcagcgcCGGCACCCCGAATGGCACCGCTTCCGGAATCAAtccggtggctgctgctgctgccctcaACAGTCCCCTTGCCTcggccctgcagctgctgacCAAGCCGGGCGCCCTAAGCGCTCTGTCCAACCTCAGCGCCCTCGATCTGCTGAGCCTCACCTCGCTGGGAAACGACAACGGGGGCTCGCCGGGCGGACCGCCAGTGCAGACGACCGGCGTGAATCGCGGCAAGGGACACTACGCGCGCTTCCGGCAGCATCAGGCCGAGACCGGGGTCGAGTCGGAGAAGCAGCGCAACAAATTTAATCCGTACTAG
- the LOC117894419 gene encoding poly(rC)-binding protein 3 isoform X11, translated as MEDNNTSSSAGGTSIKHEDPSVTLTIRLIMQGKEVGSIIGKKGEIVNRFREESGAKINISDGSCPERIVTVSGTTNAIFSAFTLITKKFEEWCSQFNDAGKIGKTQIPIRLIVPASQCGSLIGKSGSKIKEIRQTTGCSIQVASEMLPNSTERAVTLSGSAEQITQCIYQICLVMLESPPRGATIPYRPKPQVTGPVILANGQAFTIQGNYAVPTQETCPVFPLALATGGLHAGISGLADPLLKGAHLQGAVPAHHHHLQQMPDVAKNPLASLAALGLAGMNPASTGGINHTANAANRAQQQQHEMTVSNDLIGCIIGKGGTKIAEIRQISGAMIRISNCEEREGGNTDRTITISGNPDSVALAQYLINMSVELQKANLLEQAQAQQNGGAAAVGGAGAVPGAGTSVGTSAAATNGALTTVALAAGAAAAGAAGAGAGGGSNGSPTGAANGSSSSISSNGSVSASYASVNGSQSSAGTPNGTASGINPVAAAAALNSPLASALQLLTKPGALSALSNLSALDLLSLTSLGNDNGGSPGGPPVQTTGVNRGKGHYARFRQHQAETGVESEKQRNKFNPY; from the exons ATGGAGGACAATAACACAAGCAGCAGTGCGGGCGGTACGTCCATCAAGCACGAGGACCCATCGGTGACACTCACAATAAGGCTGATTATGCAAGGAAAG gAAGTTGGTAGTATTATTGGTAAAAAGGGTGAAATTGTCAACAGATTTCGTGAAGAG tctggtgccaaaattaaTATATCGGATGGGTCATGCCCGGAACGTATTGTGACTGTGTCTGGTACAACTAATGCAATCTTTTCGGCATTTACGCTCATCACGAAGAAATTCGAAGAG TGGTGCTCGCAGTTCAATGATGCAGGCAAAATTGGCAAAACTCAAATACCCATACGATTGATTGTGCCCGCCAGTCAATGTGGATCGTTAATTG GCAAGAGTGGCTCAAAGATCAAGGAAATACGCCAGACCACGGGCTGCTCCATACAGGTGGCCAGTGAAATGCTGCCCAACTCCACAGAGCGAGCGGTTACCTTGAGCGGCAGTGCCGAGCAGATCACCCAGTGCATCTATCAGATATGTCTTGTCATGTTGGAG TCCCCGCCACGCGGTGCCACCATACCGTATCGACCAAAACCGCAAGTAACTGGCCCTGTTATATTGGCCAATGGACAGGCCTTTACTATTCAAGGCAACTATGCAGTGCCCACACAAGAG ACCTGTCCAGTATTTCCACTTGCCCTGGCTACCGGCGGCCTACATGCTGGTATTTCAGGCTTAGCGGATCCTTTATTAAAGGGGGCACATTTACAAGGAGCGGTACCAGCACACCACCATCACCTACAGCAAATGCCCGAT GTGGCCAAGAACCCGTTGGCCAGTCTGGCTGCCCTGGGCCTGGCTGGCATGAACCCAGCCAGCACTGGGGGCATCAACCACACAG CCAACGCCGCCAACCgcgcccaacagcagcagcacgagatGACCGTATCCAATGATCTGATCGGTTGCATCATCGGCAAGGGTGGCACCAAGATTGCCGAAATCCGCCAGATATCCGGCGCCATGATCAGGATCTCCAATTGTGAGGAGCGCGAGGGCGGCAATACCGATCGCACCATAACCATTAGTGGCAATCCGGATTCGGTGGCCCTGGCCCAATACTTAATCAATATGAG CGTTGAGCTGCAGAAGGCCAATCTCCTGgagcaggcccaggcccagcagAACGGAGGAGCGGCTGCGGTGGGGGGTGCTGGAGCTGTACCCGGAGCTGGGACCTCCGTCGGCACATCCGCCGCGGCCACCAACGGAGCCCTGACCACAGTGGCCCTcgccgcaggagcagcagcagcaggagctgcaggagcaggagccggaggAGGCAGCAACGGTAGCCCCACAGGCGccgcaaatggcagcagcagctcgatcagcagcaatggcagcgtcTCCGCCTCATATGCCAGCGTCAatggcagccagagcagcgcCGGCACCCCGAATGGCACCGCTTCCGGAATCAAtccggtggctgctgctgctgccctcaACAGTCCCCTTGCCTcggccctgcagctgctgacCAAGCCGGGCGCCCTAAGCGCTCTGTCCAACCTCAGCGCCCTCGATCTGCTGAGCCTCACCTCGCTGGGAAACGACAACGGGGGCTCGCCGGGCGGACCGCCAGTGCAGACGACCGGCGTGAATCGCGGCAAGGGACACTACGCGCGCTTCCGGCAGCATCAGGCCGAGACCGGGGTCGAGTCGGAGAAGCAGCGCAACAAATTTAATCCGTACTAG
- the LOC117894419 gene encoding poly(rC)-binding protein 3 isoform X18, with translation MEDNNTSSSAGGTSIKHEDPSVTLTIRLIMQGKEVGSIIGKKGEIVNRFREESGAKINISDGSCPERIVTVSGTTNAIFSAFTLITKKFEEWCSQFNDAGKIGKTQIPIRLIVPASQCGSLIGKSGSKIKEIRQTTGCSIQVASEMLPNSTERAVTLSGSAEQITQCIYQICLVMLESPPRGATIPYRPKPQVTGPVILANGQAFTIQGNYAVPTQEVAKNPLASLAALGLAGMNPASTGGINHTAALAALAGSQLRTANAANRAQQQQHEMTVSNDLIGCIIGKGGTKIAEIRQISGAMIRISNCEEREGGNTDRTITISGNPDSVALAQYLINMSVELQKANLLEQAQAQQNGGAAAVGGAGAVPGAGTSVGTSAAATNGALTTVALAAGAAAAGAAGAGAGGGSNGSPTGAANGSSSSISSNGSVSASYASVNGSQSSAGTPNGTASGINPVAAAAALNSPLASALQLLTKPGALSALSNLSALDLLSLTSLGNDNGGSPGGPPVQTTGVNRGKGHYARFRQHQAETGVESEKQRNKFNPY, from the exons ATGGAGGACAATAACACAAGCAGCAGTGCGGGCGGTACGTCCATCAAGCACGAGGACCCATCGGTGACACTCACAATAAGGCTGATTATGCAAGGAAAG gAAGTTGGTAGTATTATTGGTAAAAAGGGTGAAATTGTCAACAGATTTCGTGAAGAG tctggtgccaaaattaaTATATCGGATGGGTCATGCCCGGAACGTATTGTGACTGTGTCTGGTACAACTAATGCAATCTTTTCGGCATTTACGCTCATCACGAAGAAATTCGAAGAG TGGTGCTCGCAGTTCAATGATGCAGGCAAAATTGGCAAAACTCAAATACCCATACGATTGATTGTGCCCGCCAGTCAATGTGGATCGTTAATTG GCAAGAGTGGCTCAAAGATCAAGGAAATACGCCAGACCACGGGCTGCTCCATACAGGTGGCCAGTGAAATGCTGCCCAACTCCACAGAGCGAGCGGTTACCTTGAGCGGCAGTGCCGAGCAGATCACCCAGTGCATCTATCAGATATGTCTTGTCATGTTGGAG TCCCCGCCACGCGGTGCCACCATACCGTATCGACCAAAACCGCAAGTAACTGGCCCTGTTATATTGGCCAATGGACAGGCCTTTACTATTCAAGGCAACTATGCAGTGCCCACACAAGAG GTGGCCAAGAACCCGTTGGCCAGTCTGGCTGCCCTGGGCCTGGCTGGCATGAACCCAGCCAGCACTGGGGGCATCAACCACACAG CAGCCCTGGCTGCACTGGCCGGGTCGCAACTGCGTACAGCCAACGCCGCCAACCgcgcccaacagcagcagcacgagatGACCGTATCCAATGATCTGATCGGTTGCATCATCGGCAAGGGTGGCACCAAGATTGCCGAAATCCGCCAGATATCCGGCGCCATGATCAGGATCTCCAATTGTGAGGAGCGCGAGGGCGGCAATACCGATCGCACCATAACCATTAGTGGCAATCCGGATTCGGTGGCCCTGGCCCAATACTTAATCAATATGAG CGTTGAGCTGCAGAAGGCCAATCTCCTGgagcaggcccaggcccagcagAACGGAGGAGCGGCTGCGGTGGGGGGTGCTGGAGCTGTACCCGGAGCTGGGACCTCCGTCGGCACATCCGCCGCGGCCACCAACGGAGCCCTGACCACAGTGGCCCTcgccgcaggagcagcagcagcaggagctgcaggagcaggagccggaggAGGCAGCAACGGTAGCCCCACAGGCGccgcaaatggcagcagcagctcgatcagcagcaatggcagcgtcTCCGCCTCATATGCCAGCGTCAatggcagccagagcagcgcCGGCACCCCGAATGGCACCGCTTCCGGAATCAAtccggtggctgctgctgctgccctcaACAGTCCCCTTGCCTcggccctgcagctgctgacCAAGCCGGGCGCCCTAAGCGCTCTGTCCAACCTCAGCGCCCTCGATCTGCTGAGCCTCACCTCGCTGGGAAACGACAACGGGGGCTCGCCGGGCGGACCGCCAGTGCAGACGACCGGCGTGAATCGCGGCAAGGGACACTACGCGCGCTTCCGGCAGCATCAGGCCGAGACCGGGGTCGAGTCGGAGAAGCAGCGCAACAAATTTAATCCGTACTAG
- the LOC117894419 gene encoding poly(rC)-binding protein 3 isoform X14 — protein MEDNNTSSSAGGTSIKHEDPSVTLTIRLIMQGKEVGSIIGKKGEIVNRFREESGAKINISDGSCPERIVTVSGTTNAIFSAFTLITKKFEEFNDAGKIGKTQIPIRLIVPASQCGSLIGKSGSKIKEIRQTTGCSIQVASEMLPNSTERAVTLSGSAEQITQCIYQICLVMLESPPRGATIPYRPKPQVTGPVILANGQAFTIQGNYAVPTQEVAKNPLASLAALGLAGMNPASTGGINHTGELSASSIRGQADFQSNLGSAPAALAALAGSQLRTANAANRAQQQQHEMTVSNDLIGCIIGKGGTKIAEIRQISGAMIRISNCEEREGGNTDRTITISGNPDSVALAQYLINMSVELQKANLLEQAQAQQNGGAAAVGGAGAVPGAGTSVGTSAAATNGALTTVALAAGAAAAGAAGAGAGGGSNGSPTGAANGSSSSISSNGSVSASYASVNGSQSSAGTPNGTASGINPVAAAAALNSPLASALQLLTKPGALSALSNLSALDLLSLTSLGNDNGGSPGGPPVQTTGVNRGKGHYARFRQHQAETGVESEKQRNKFNPY, from the exons ATGGAGGACAATAACACAAGCAGCAGTGCGGGCGGTACGTCCATCAAGCACGAGGACCCATCGGTGACACTCACAATAAGGCTGATTATGCAAGGAAAG gAAGTTGGTAGTATTATTGGTAAAAAGGGTGAAATTGTCAACAGATTTCGTGAAGAG tctggtgccaaaattaaTATATCGGATGGGTCATGCCCGGAACGTATTGTGACTGTGTCTGGTACAACTAATGCAATCTTTTCGGCATTTACGCTCATCACGAAGAAATTCGAAGAG TTCAATGATGCAGGCAAAATTGGCAAAACTCAAATACCCATACGATTGATTGTGCCCGCCAGTCAATGTGGATCGTTAATTG GCAAGAGTGGCTCAAAGATCAAGGAAATACGCCAGACCACGGGCTGCTCCATACAGGTGGCCAGTGAAATGCTGCCCAACTCCACAGAGCGAGCGGTTACCTTGAGCGGCAGTGCCGAGCAGATCACCCAGTGCATCTATCAGATATGTCTTGTCATGTTGGAG TCCCCGCCACGCGGTGCCACCATACCGTATCGACCAAAACCGCAAGTAACTGGCCCTGTTATATTGGCCAATGGACAGGCCTTTACTATTCAAGGCAACTATGCAGTGCCCACACAAGAG GTGGCCAAGAACCCGTTGGCCAGTCTGGCTGCCCTGGGCCTGGCTGGCATGAACCCAGCCAGCACTGGGGGCATCAACCACACAGGTGAGTTGAGCGCTTCATCGATCAGAGGCCAGGCAGATTTCCAATCTAATCTAGGCTCTGCCCCAGCAGCCCTGGCTGCACTGGCCGGGTCGCAACTGCGTACAGCCAACGCCGCCAACCgcgcccaacagcagcagcacgagatGACCGTATCCAATGATCTGATCGGTTGCATCATCGGCAAGGGTGGCACCAAGATTGCCGAAATCCGCCAGATATCCGGCGCCATGATCAGGATCTCCAATTGTGAGGAGCGCGAGGGCGGCAATACCGATCGCACCATAACCATTAGTGGCAATCCGGATTCGGTGGCCCTGGCCCAATACTTAATCAATATGAG CGTTGAGCTGCAGAAGGCCAATCTCCTGgagcaggcccaggcccagcagAACGGAGGAGCGGCTGCGGTGGGGGGTGCTGGAGCTGTACCCGGAGCTGGGACCTCCGTCGGCACATCCGCCGCGGCCACCAACGGAGCCCTGACCACAGTGGCCCTcgccgcaggagcagcagcagcaggagctgcaggagcaggagccggaggAGGCAGCAACGGTAGCCCCACAGGCGccgcaaatggcagcagcagctcgatcagcagcaatggcagcgtcTCCGCCTCATATGCCAGCGTCAatggcagccagagcagcgcCGGCACCCCGAATGGCACCGCTTCCGGAATCAAtccggtggctgctgctgctgccctcaACAGTCCCCTTGCCTcggccctgcagctgctgacCAAGCCGGGCGCCCTAAGCGCTCTGTCCAACCTCAGCGCCCTCGATCTGCTGAGCCTCACCTCGCTGGGAAACGACAACGGGGGCTCGCCGGGCGGACCGCCAGTGCAGACGACCGGCGTGAATCGCGGCAAGGGACACTACGCGCGCTTCCGGCAGCATCAGGCCGAGACCGGGGTCGAGTCGGAGAAGCAGCGCAACAAATTTAATCCGTACTAG
- the LOC117894419 gene encoding poly(rC)-binding protein 3 isoform X22, with amino-acid sequence MEDNNTSSSAGGTSIKHEDPSVTLTIRLIMQGKEVGSIIGKKGEIVNRFREESGAKINISDGSCPERIVTVSGTTNAIFSAFTLITKKFEEWCSQFNDAGKIGKTQIPIRLIVPASQCGSLIGKSGSKIKEIRQTTGCSIQVASEMLPNSTERAVTLSGSAEQITQCIYQICLVMLESPPRGATIPYRPKPQVTGPVILANGQAFTIQGNYAVPTQEQVAKNPLASLAALGLAGMNPASTGGINHTANAANRAQQQQHEMTVSNDLIGCIIGKGGTKIAEIRQISGAMIRISNCEEREGGNTDRTITISGNPDSVALAQYLINMSVELQKANLLEQAQAQQNGGAAAVGGAGAVPGAGTSVGTSAAATNGALTTVALAAGAAAAGAAGAGAGGGSNGSPTGAANGSSSSISSNGSVSASYASVNGSQSSAGTPNGTASGINPVAAAAALNSPLASALQLLTKPGALSALSNLSALDLLSLTSLGNDNGGSPGGPPVQTTGVNRGKGHYARFRQHQAETGVESEKQRNKFNPY; translated from the exons ATGGAGGACAATAACACAAGCAGCAGTGCGGGCGGTACGTCCATCAAGCACGAGGACCCATCGGTGACACTCACAATAAGGCTGATTATGCAAGGAAAG gAAGTTGGTAGTATTATTGGTAAAAAGGGTGAAATTGTCAACAGATTTCGTGAAGAG tctggtgccaaaattaaTATATCGGATGGGTCATGCCCGGAACGTATTGTGACTGTGTCTGGTACAACTAATGCAATCTTTTCGGCATTTACGCTCATCACGAAGAAATTCGAAGAG TGGTGCTCGCAGTTCAATGATGCAGGCAAAATTGGCAAAACTCAAATACCCATACGATTGATTGTGCCCGCCAGTCAATGTGGATCGTTAATTG GCAAGAGTGGCTCAAAGATCAAGGAAATACGCCAGACCACGGGCTGCTCCATACAGGTGGCCAGTGAAATGCTGCCCAACTCCACAGAGCGAGCGGTTACCTTGAGCGGCAGTGCCGAGCAGATCACCCAGTGCATCTATCAGATATGTCTTGTCATGTTGGAG TCCCCGCCACGCGGTGCCACCATACCGTATCGACCAAAACCGCAAGTAACTGGCCCTGTTATATTGGCCAATGGACAGGCCTTTACTATTCAAGGCAACTATGCAGTGCCCACACAAGAG CAGGTGGCCAAGAACCCGTTGGCCAGTCTGGCTGCCCTGGGCCTGGCTGGCATGAACCCAGCCAGCACTGGGGGCATCAACCACACAG CCAACGCCGCCAACCgcgcccaacagcagcagcacgagatGACCGTATCCAATGATCTGATCGGTTGCATCATCGGCAAGGGTGGCACCAAGATTGCCGAAATCCGCCAGATATCCGGCGCCATGATCAGGATCTCCAATTGTGAGGAGCGCGAGGGCGGCAATACCGATCGCACCATAACCATTAGTGGCAATCCGGATTCGGTGGCCCTGGCCCAATACTTAATCAATATGAG CGTTGAGCTGCAGAAGGCCAATCTCCTGgagcaggcccaggcccagcagAACGGAGGAGCGGCTGCGGTGGGGGGTGCTGGAGCTGTACCCGGAGCTGGGACCTCCGTCGGCACATCCGCCGCGGCCACCAACGGAGCCCTGACCACAGTGGCCCTcgccgcaggagcagcagcagcaggagctgcaggagcaggagccggaggAGGCAGCAACGGTAGCCCCACAGGCGccgcaaatggcagcagcagctcgatcagcagcaatggcagcgtcTCCGCCTCATATGCCAGCGTCAatggcagccagagcagcgcCGGCACCCCGAATGGCACCGCTTCCGGAATCAAtccggtggctgctgctgctgccctcaACAGTCCCCTTGCCTcggccctgcagctgctgacCAAGCCGGGCGCCCTAAGCGCTCTGTCCAACCTCAGCGCCCTCGATCTGCTGAGCCTCACCTCGCTGGGAAACGACAACGGGGGCTCGCCGGGCGGACCGCCAGTGCAGACGACCGGCGTGAATCGCGGCAAGGGACACTACGCGCGCTTCCGGCAGCATCAGGCCGAGACCGGGGTCGAGTCGGAGAAGCAGCGCAACAAATTTAATCCGTACTAG